CTGGGACAATTCGTACCGGAACGAAACGCGCACCGGAAACGGATAGCCGGTCCAGCCCTTGGAATCCAAGGTCAGCTCGAACAACGTGTCCTCCGCTTTGCGAGGCGTCAACCGGAACGTCTCGAAGCAGACCGTGCCGTGGATGGCGTGACCTCCTTGAGGCTTGAAGTTCTTGACCGGCTGATGGACCTTGCCTTCGAACTCGTAGCGCGCCTTGCGGATGCGGTTGGGCCAGGGGGCCAGCATGGCGCCTTTGGACCAGCGATGGCGCTCGATCTCGCGCTCGGTACGCATCGGCATCATCAACTCGCGAATGCGGCCATCTAGATCCGGAAGGCCAAGCCGGTGGACCGTGCCTCCCCGGGTGGGGAGGGCGGAAACGAAGGCGCCCGACGCCGGGTCGGACAGCTCCAGGATGGGAAATTGGCCAACGATCGATTCGGTCAGTTTCATGGATTGGGAAAACCTAAATCTCCGGCGGGCAGGGCAGGGAGAGCGGGGCCGGAACCGTTGGACTCAAGGCAGGTGCGAGGCGATCACGCTATCCAGCCGTCGGCTCATCTTGCGGGCGCCGTTGGGATTGAGGTGATCGGTGTTCACGGCTTCGGAGTCCACGAAATCGTGCTGTCCATCCTGGTACGCGTCGTAGAAGAAGAAACCCGGATACTTGGTTTCCCATGCCTTGACCCTCCCAAGCAACTTGTGGTACTGGTTCCAGTCCGGACCATAGCGCGTCGCCCTGGCGGTGGTGGCATAGCCAGGACTTTCCGGGAACTTCACCAGGACATACACCATTCCCGATCGGGTCACATCGCGTGATCATCGCCTCCTGGAGGCCTAGGTTCTCGGCGAGCGCTGGATTCGATTCCGTCTGGTTGGGAATCAATTCCTCCGACGAGAACTGAACCCACCAACTGGAGGTGGGAGCCGCGTAGGTCCATCCGCCGGCGCGATCCATGGACTCCCGCCCCGCAAGGCCTGCCACGTGCTGGGCGACCGCTTCCTTGAAGCCTTGCGCGAACCCCGCTTGCCAAAACCCATGATTCCGATCGTAGGCGTAACCTGGTGATGCCGCCATCAATCGCCACGTGGATCGTACCGATGACAAAGGCGATTCGAACATCAAACCCGGCATGAACGAGCCCACGACCACCTTGAGCCGGGGAGCGTGCGGCAGAACGTACTGGCGGAGGAGTTCATCCTGGTCCGGCAACGACGCTCCGGCGAATCCGAACAGGTGCGCCTTGAGGGAATGGATTTCCAACGGAAGGATCCCGTAGGCGGTGTGGCTGTTTCCCAGGATCGCGACGTCCACGGAGTCGTGTCGCGACCACCAGTGGTTGAGGCGAAATTCGATCTCCACATTGACATATCTGCCCGCGCTGTCCGGATCCGCCCGACCTGGGGACAGATCCACCGCGGACCCCAACCAAAGCGCCGGCTGCCACAATTCCTGTCCGGTGGCGATCCGGAGATTCGACCCCATTTCCAGATCCACCGCGTACAGGTTCCGATAGGCACCCTTCGCGTCGATCGCGCCACTGATCGCCCAACGGGGCGAGTTCGACCACTCCAGATGCTCCCACTGCCGCTCGTTCGCGGGCGCGGGGATCCAGCGTTTCACCTTGCCCGAGACATCGGACAGGAAGGCGATCTCGTGGATCCCGTAGGGGCGACCGACCAGCGAAGAGATCCCTTCGTACCCGAAATCCAAGAACAAGACGTTTCCTGTCGTATCCGGCGAAGCACTGACATTGCAGACTTGCGAGGTGTCGCCGGCGGATTTTCCGTTGAGGGGCGCCGTGAAAAGGATGCGGTCGGCTCCTCCCTCCAGGCTCCACTGGCGCAATCGGCGGTACCCCGTGTACAGGAACGACCCGCTGCGCCCATCATGGTAGCTGCCGGACGGGGCCCAGGTCTGCTCCCCTTCGAAGCGCCCTCGCCTCCAGCGATGCGCCACCGTGCGGGTGCGCGCCCATTCGTCGGAGGTGTTGTCCAATGCCTTCGCGGCGATCAAGAACGTGTCCGTGGAAGTGGCGTACCAACGCGGGATCGCCCCCTCGCCCAAGTCCACCACGAGAGTGTCGTTTCGCGCGAGCCTTCGCGCTTTGATCCTCGACGGACCGGTCGATCCTTCCAGACCCGTGCTCCACGCGACCCATGCCCCATCCGGAGAGATCGCCGGGTGGAAGACCGGGTCGCGATCGGGAAGGCTCCGCACCACGGGGTCGGTCTCGGCATAGTCGACCCACGCGAGCAAGCCTTTGCCCTCCCAACGATTGACGAACACCAACCGCGCGCTGGAAACCCCCAGACGTCGAGCCAGGTTCGGAACCAGGATCGAGACAGCCGGTGCCTCGACCGACATTCCCGAGGCGTTCGCCCAGCGGGCCCGGAATCCGCCGCGAACCAGACGGAATCCGACATATTCGGAGCGCGAGGCGCGATAGGCCGCGTAGGTGGCGGTGCGGGAAGAAGGCCGCAGCTGCTGGAGGCCGTGGTTGTACGCGCCGCCTTTCAGGGCGATCTCGGGGAGTTCGCCCGGACTCTCCTGGCCGGCGAAACCTTCCACCGTATCCCGCGGGTAGGGCCCTTTCCAGTCCCCCACCCACTCCATGACATTTCCTGACATGTCGTGCAGACCCCAGGGGTTGGCGGCCAGGAGCCCCCTCGCGCGGACCCGCCCCGACGCATTCGCCCGGCTCCAGGCGTATCGATCGGAGAGAGCGGAATCCGACTGTGTTCCCCAGGCGAACGGGGTCGTGGATCCCGCTCTCGCGGCCGCTTCCCATTCGGCCTCCGTGGGAAGCCGCCATCCCTCGCGGTCCGGATGGACGGCCAGGCCCGGAAGATCCTGTGCGTTCCCCGCCGCATCCAGTCGCACCGAGACGTACTCGTACACGGAATCCAATCCGTCGCGACGCGAGCGGGCGTTGGCGGCAAGCAAAGCGTCGTACCAGGAAACATCGGTCACCGGCAGGGAATCGCCGACCACCTTGGAAGGATTGCGCCCCAGCAGGGTTCGGTACTCCGCTTGTCCCATCTCCAACGTGTCCATCCAGATGTCGCGCCCAAACCGCACCCAGCCAGGGCGTTCCTCAGGCAAGGCCAGCGGATCGTCCGATCCGATCCGCAAGACCTTCCCCGACAGCGGCAACAAGCGCGCCCAGCCCGTCGCGACCGATGGCACGGGAATCGGATCGGTGGCCACCACATGACTGAGGCGGCATGAGGAAACCACCACCAGCGCAAGCGAAGCGATGCCACGCCTCATGGTCCGGTCCCGTCCTTGGACAAGGCTTCCCATCGCACTCGGGCCTTGCCGTTGAGGGAATCTCCCGCCAGGGCTGTGGCGAGATGTGCGCGGGCCTGGACTCGCTCGCCGCTCGCTTCCAGCACCAATCCGAGGTTCCCTTCCGCCTCCGGCATGCCGGGGACGAGTTCGGACGCCTTGCGGAAACACGCTTCGGAGTTCGTCAAATCCTGTCTATTCCAGAGCAGCAACCCCCGATGCACCAGAAGCGACGCCTCGAGCACGGGAACATGCGCCGCATCCAGGCGGTAAGCGGGTCGCTTGGCCAGGGAAAACGTGGAGTCGTAGAAGTCGCGGGAACGGAGAAGGCCTCCCCGCAAGGTCTCCACGAACCTTCCTTCCTTTGATTTCAAGGCCATGTGCCCTGGAAGCAGCACCGGCTGGAGGTCCAGATCCATGGCCTTGGCCAGGCGCATCCAGATCCAGGATAGCGAAGTGCACCCGCCCCGATGACGCTCCCAGGCCAACGAGGGAACCAGGTCGGTGTCGTCGGGAAATTCCACCGGTCGCACGCCGTCGGGCGATCCCAGCCATCCGGAAATCGCCTCGATCTTGACCTGCTCACCGGCGTCGGGCTGAAGGGATTTGGCCAAATTCCGTCCGACGGAATCGATCCTTTCCATCCACCCAAATCGCGCAAGCGGGAATCCCAGGAGCCGACGAAGCTCCTCATCCGACCGCTCGACGGAGCCATCGACCGCTGCGGCTTTCCCGGCCCCTTGGCGGCAGGAGCACACCAAGGCGACGATCCCCGCCAAGAATGCCCCGGCCCAGATCCGCTTCACTTCGCGGACCATCCTCCGGGAAACTGGAACAGATCGCGCACCGACATCACCCACACCACCAACCTGCGACCTTCCAGAGCCTGCGGGCCGCGATCGGAAAGCTTCTTCGGAGCCTCCGGGCCGCCGCCCCATCCCATGACCACCGAAACAGGCACGGACAGCGTGGACGACAAATACGAACTGAACCCGGCCGCGCGCGGGGAGATCTTCTGGTACACACCCAGGTACGAATCGCCGATCAGGAGAATGGGGGAGGTTTCCGGATCATCCCACGGCTTGCCATCGGGTCCGGCGAACACCGCGCCATCCACCTTCTCCTGGGCGAACTTCGTCTTGGCGTCGGCCGCCAAACGATCGCGAAGATCGCCAAATTCCGTCCAGGACGTATCCTTTCTGGCCAGGGACACGGGCTGCTTGGAGGCTCCCGGGAACCACGCGTACGAACGGATGCGCGCGGCCAACACATCGGCGGCGGCCTGCGCACCGGCGGGTTTCCAATGGGTGTCCTGCTTGCGCCACAATCCCTTGCCGGAGAGCGCTTTCCAGAGATCCACCGTCTCGACGCCGTTTTTGGCCAACTCGGCCAGGAGCTTGCGCGACCAGGGCTGCACCGTCTGGCCGCTCTTGCCGCCCAGCAAGGACGGCTCCACATCCAGCTTGGTGGGCACCGGCACGAACAGGAAGTCGATCCCCAGATCCGCCAGACTGTCGCGGAAGGCCTTGATGCGACGGATGGGCTGGGCGGAGTCGGGAAGCCCGGCCAGGTCGCCGGATCCCACGTAAGACAATTCCCGTCTGAACACCAGGGTGTTGGATGGCCCGACCAACGCCTGGATTTCCGGCGGCGCGGAGGCGGCGAGGGAGGAGGCCTTGGCGCGGATCGGGCTTGCGGACTTGGCCCAAGCTTCCCAGGATCCGCCGTGGCCGGCCACTTCCGAGGCGATCGTTCGCTGGATGGAATCCAAGCGGGTCTTCAAGGTGGTGTCGATCGCACGATCTTCCTGCTTGGCGCCGCTCTTGGCGCCCGAATCGGCTTTGGCCAACGAGGGCACATGGATCACCAGGTACAGCGGGATCTGGAAAGGTCGCCCACGCATCACCGCGATCGGGTGAACCACGGAAACCCCCTTCAGCTGTGCCGCCACCTCGCTCTCGGTGGCCTTCTGGGGGAAGGAGTCTTCCCGGGAAAGATCCATCATGTCGGTGTTGCAGGTGGGGTACCAGAGGGCGGCCAGCTCGTTGGCCCACTGCACGGCTTCCTCGCGGTTCAGACGTTTTTTGGCATAGTCTCCATCCAAAAGCGCGCCCATCGAGGATTTCCATTCCGGCGCGTTCAGCCTCGCCCAGACTTCCGGAAAACCGTCACCGTCGACATCCTTGATGCCCTCCAGAAAAGGCGACATCCAGCGGGCGAATTCCACCCGCACCCAGGCCTGGATCCCATCCGGCGCGTGGTGCAGATGCAAGGCGACGATCTGCTGGAAGGGAACACCCGTGCCGGATGTGTCTGCCCATTTCTTTGACGACAATTCCTGAATGCGATTGACCAAAGGCCCTGCGGTGTCGAAGCTCCAGGCCAGCAGGATGTCTTCCACCGGTTTCCAGGCCATGGGGGAAACCCGTTCGGAATCGGACAACGGGGTGGATTCCAGGCTGGTGCGGAAGTCGGAGAGGAGCCCTCCCATGGAGAGGCTTTCCGGCACGACTTTCGCCGGGTGGACGCTGACCTTGGCGGTGTCCACCAGAAACAGATTCGCGTTCCAAGCCGCATAGTCCAGGTTCGCGCGGGTGGGGACATCCACTTCCATCACCAGAACGCGAGATGCTTCCCGATCGTACCCGGCATTGAGGGTGCGGGTCATGTCGGGCGAGGGAGGGAGCTGCTGGCAACCTGCCAGCGCCAGCGCGAAAACGGCAAGGTGACGGATTCTGCTCATGGGGTATCCTTCGGGAAACGTTCGTGGTAGTCGGTCAAGGTGGCGATCAAGGCTTCTTCCAAGCCCAAGCGCGGCTCCCAGTCCAGGATCTTCCTGGCGTGGGCGATGGAAGGCATGCGGCGATCGGAATCCTCGTAGCCATCGCCATAGAAAGCGGCAGCCGATACATCCTGCAACGGAATTTCCAGGATCGAGGGATCCTTGCGCAGTCGCGACCAGATCCTGCGCATTTGCATCGCCAGAGCGCGGATGTCGGTCTCGTTGGCGGGGTTGCCCAGGTGGAAGACTTTGCGATCGCAGGCTTCGGGTCTCTCCAGAATCCGCTCCAGCGCGGACACGGCGTCATGGATGTGCAGGAACGCTCGCCGGGAACGACCACCCTCCACCAGGCGCAGAGGTTGGCGGGAAAGTAGCGCCGCCACGAAGCAAGCCAGCACGCGCGGGGTTCCTTCGCCTTCCAAGCCGGGCAAATAATCCATGCGCGGCCCGATGAAATTGAACGGACGGACGATGGTCCATCGCAAACCTTTTTCGCGGCCGTAGGCTTCCACAAGCCGTTCGGACAACTGTTTGGCGCACGCGTAGCTCCAGCGCGTGCTGGCCAGGGGCCCCAACAGGAAGGGCGTGTTCTCTTCGTCGAAGGTCTCGAAGGGGGAGCCCTCTTCGAGGCAGGCATCGGGAGTCCACGAGCGCAGGGTCCGCCCGAACACCTCGCTGGTGGACAGATGCACCAGCCGGACTCCGGCACTGGCGCATTGGCGCACGATGGGCTCCACATGCAGGAAGTTGGATTCGATCACATCGACCGTGCGCGTCCCGTAGAGGCTGGGATTGCACAGCGCCGCGAGGTTCAGCACCACATCGGCATGGGCGATGTCGGACGCCAACAAGGCGGGGTCGTCGCGAAGATCGCGGAGTCGGAAGACAAATTCCGGATACCTATGGGAAAGCGCCGCCGTGCGGATCTGCTCGCGATCCCAGCCCACCACCTGCCACGATCCCGAGCGCAACAAGGCTTCCACCAGGTGGGACCCGATGAATCCGTCCGATCCCAGGACGACGACCCGATGTTGTGGAGCGCTTCGCATGCTGGTTGCCGAAGCGAAAATAGCTTCCCGACCACTCTCCCATCGTCGCTGGAAACCCCTATCTTTGCGGCCGTGAAAGCCCTTCCATGGATCGTGTTGGCGTTGTGCGCAGGGGCGCTCTTGTCGTATCCCCTGTCCGACCATGATCTCTGGTGGCATCTGTCCGCCGGCCGGACCATGATGGAAACCCGACAATGGATTCGTTTCGATCCGTTTTGCAACTCGAGTCTCGGACAGGATTGGATCGATCTGCACTGGGGTTTCCAGCTGTTGGTGTTTTGGATCCACAAGGCCGGTGGACTGGGCGCCTTGGTCGCCACCCGAATTCTCCTGGTGCTCTTAAGCCTTGCCATCGCCTTGCGGGGACGGATGTCGTGGGAAACCGCTCTGTGCGCGTGTCTGGGGCTTGCCATCTGCAGAACCTTCCTGGACCTGCGGCCACTCCTAGTCACCTTGGTTCTCCTCTCGGTGCTGTGGCGCTGTCTCGAGGCTCCGGAGTCTCGAGCGAGGGTCCTGATTCCGCTGTTGGTCCAGTTCGCCCTCGTGAACACACAAGGACTGTTCCTGCTGGGCCCCCTCTTTACCCTCGCGGCCGCCGCCGGACAATTTTGGGAGGGCGATCGCAGACGGTCCCGGAATCTCATCCTGCTGGCCGGCGCGATGGGGGTTCTTTCTTTGGCCAATCCATGGGGGATCGGCGCCTTCCATTTGGCTGGCGTGGTGGCAGGCCGGATCGCCTCCAACGGCGGGTCCGTGTTCGCCCGCGAAATCCCCGAAAACATCGCCTGGATCCCTTGGATCCTCGAATCGCCGCTGCGCGCGTTGCTTCCGCTGTGGTTGGGGCTGCTGACCTTCCTCTTCTGGAGAAGCGGTCCCGGTTCACGTGGGCGTTTCGTGCTGTTTCTCGGCTGTTTGGTCCTGTCGCTTCTGGCGGTGCGCAATCTTCCTTTCCTGGTGCTGGCCTCGCTCTATTGCCTCCAGCCTCCCCAGGAGCCCTGGCGCGCCATGCGTTGGATCACGCCGCTGATCGCACTGGGATTTTCCGGCTTCTTTCTGATGGAAGGCCGATGGAATCTTCCTGGGTCGTGGATCGCCCCCACGCATCTGCCCTCCGAGCACACCTTGGCGCACCTGGACGCATCCAAAGGCAAGGTCTTCCACGAATTGCGCGCCGGAGGGTGGCTTTCCTGGAAACTCCCTACCCGTGGTGCTTGCTGGGCCGACACGCGTCTGGTCCTGCATGACGAGGTCTTCGTGAAGGGATATCTGGACGCACTGGACCATCCGCAAGATTTCGAGCGATGGAGCGACGCGGAGGGATTCCGCTGGGCCTTGGTGCCCACTTCCGCGTGGCCCCGCTGGAAGCCGCTCGCTTCGCATCTGATCGGATCGCAACGGTGGCGCCTGGCCCATGCAGACGGGGCCTGGGCGCTGTTCCAGAAGACAGTTTCCGACTCGATCGCGCCGCCACCGTTTTCCGCCGATTCCGTGGAAATCGCTCTCCATCAGCGATTTTCATCGAATCCCCGATTGGAACTTGTCGTGCGCGACCAGTGGCGCGCCCTGGTTTCCCTTTCCAGGCCTTCGCCATGATCGCCGTCACGGGTGGTGCTGGCGCGATGGGGACGCGGCTATGCCGGAAGCTCCTTTCCGGAGGAACGTCCGTACGCGTGCTGGATCTGGATCGCCCGGGCGTTCGCGATAGGCTGGTCGGGCAGGGCGCGGAATTTCGCGCCGTGGATGTGACCGAGCCAACATCCCTGTCAGGCGCCTTGGAGGGATGCCAAGCGGTGGTCCATCTGGCAGGACTGCTTTTGGCCGCCGGCCGCCGGGACCGGCTGGACCAGGTCAACCGTCAGGGGACGGAAAATGTCATCTCGGAAGCGGCGAAGTCGGGAGCCAGGCGCTTCGTGCACATCTCATCGATCTCGGTCACCTACCGGTTGGCCAACCACTACTCGGAATCCAAGCGCCTGGCTGAACTCGCCGTACAGGCCAGTGGGCTGGACTGGACCATCCTGCGCCCCACGCTGGCCTGGGGGGATCCGTCCTGCGCCGAACACGAGGCATTTCGATCCGCCGTGAAGCGCCATCGGATCCTGCCTCTTCCCGCAGGGGGAGAAGCTAAAAAGTCGCCGGTCCATGTGGATGATCTCGCCGACGCCTTCGCCTCCACTCTGAGATGTCCTTCCTCCATTGGGCGGATTCTGGCACTCTCCGGATCGCAAACGGTGTCGCTTCGCGAAATGGCCCAGGAAATCCAGGCCGCGCGGGGGGGACGATCCCGTATCCTCTCCATTCCTTCCTGGGCGGCCGCGGTCGCGTCTCGCGTCTTGCCTCCTCTCGCCAGAGCCGTTGGCATCAATCCTCCCGGCGATTGGCAGACCTACACCGGCCTCGTGGAGGACGCCTGCCCTTCCTGGCGCGAAGCGGGGGATCTCCTCGACTGGAACCCTCGCGGATGGAAAGCCCAATCATGAGCTTGTTCGTGATCGTCCCTGCCTACCAGGCCCAATCCACCTTGCGCGAGACCATCCTCCGGATCCCTCCCGGTGACTGGGACCACATCCAGAAGCTGGTGGTCGTGGAAGATGGCAGCCGTGACCGCACCGGGGAAGTGGCTGACGCGCTGGCTGGAGAGTTCCCCAAGATCGAAGTCTTGCGCAACGGGCACAACCGTGGCTATGGCCCCACCGTCAAGCGCGGCTTGGAGGAAGCCCGCAAGTCGGGGTGCGAGGTGGCCGCCGTTCTACACGCCGATGGACAGTACCCACCCGAGCGGCTGGTGGAATTCGCGGGCCATTGCATTGGACGGAATCTGTCTCTACTCCAGGGATCGCGACACCGCGCCGGAGGAGCCCGCCAAGGTGGCATGCCCCTGTACAAGATCGTGGCGGGAAAGTTCCTGGTGGCCCTGGAGAACTGGACCTTCGGACTCTCGCTTTCCGACTACCACTCGGGATACCTGTTCCACCACCGCACGGCACTGGACCGCATCCCTTACGGCGCATTGGGCGATTCCTTCGACTTCGACCTACAAGTGATCGCTTGCGCCCGCTCGCTGGGACTTGCCGTTGGTGAAGAAGCGATCGCCACCCGGTACGCGGGGGAGGAATCGCACCTCAACCCCATCACCTACGGCCTGCGGGTGCTGAAGGTGCTTTGGCGATATCGCCGCGGACACTTCAAGAGGTTGTGCGAAGGAAGGAAAGCCTCCACACCCTGATTGCTTCGGGATGAATCCCTCGCAAAGTTCCCGCCTGCGGCGAGGCCTGATGCCAGCCCCATCCGATGCTCCCCTGCCACCGAAAGGTGGCGGAACTCTGCGAGGACTTCGGTCCGAGCAACTCCGTGGTATGCGCGAACTCAACTTCCATTCCCAATCACTCCAATGGCCTCGGGATGAATCCCTCGCAAAGTCCCCGCCTGCGGCGAGACCTGATGCCAGCCCCATCCGATGCTCCCCTTGCCACCGACAGGTGGCGGAACTCTGCGAGGACTTCAGTCCGAGCAGCTCCAAGGGTTTCACCGGAAGCTTTCGACTACGGCAACTCTTCCAATACCCAGCCCTTGTCGCCGTAGCGGATGTCGCGCTCCACGAACTCCCAGACCACCACCTTGGCGTGCTTCAGTAACTGCGGCTTCTGGTTGAGCTTGCGGCGCACCACGGTGCTCGCCCCGCCGTCGTTGACCACCGAAGACAATGGCTGTCCGATCCCTTTGGCCACCTGGGCGATGATGCCCGCGGCTTTGGGTTCGTCGGTCTGGTAGATGCGCGAATAGCTGTCGCCCAGCCACAACACGGCGGCCGAATCGCTGTCGGAATAGGACGCCCCGGCCGAATCCACCACCCGCGAGGCCGTGACAGATTCTGATTTCCAGATCTCGCGACGCTTGGGCAAGGCGCTCATCTCGCAGATGTCGCCCCAGCGCTCGATGGTGGTGTCGCGATGGTGGTACCGCGTGGTGTCCCGGCGTGCGACTACGCCAGGCAGAGCCAGCAAACGATTGGAGATCACATCGGCCGCCACGGCGACACCCGCCGGCGACCAGTGCGTGTCGCGATGCAGGTAGAGGTCCTTTTTAGAGACCTTCTTCGCCTGACGCAGAGGCGTCACCAGGTCCACCGCGTCCACACCGGAAGCCCTGAGGGAATCCAACAGCATGAGCGTGGGGGAACTGGACGAATCCACCATTGCGCCCGAAAGCATTTCCGGATAGATGGTGGGTTTGCCCGGAACGGGAATCACCACCAGGTGGATGCCCCGCGCGGCCAATTGGCGGTTCACGTCGCGAATGGCCACCAAGGGGCTTTTCACATTGACCCGTTTGCCGCCCACCATGGTGTCGAAGGTGCCCAGGAAGAAGCGCTCCTGGTCCATGCGCGGACGCACCAGGAATTCCACGTCGGGGCGGTAGAACAGCCAGCCGTCCTTGCCCACCACCGCCTTGGCGCCGGCGTTGCCGAACAGATCGTACTGCATCTGCAAAAGCTTGGGCCGGATGGCCGAACCGAAGATGGAACGATCCCGCGCCTCGGCGTCCCACCCGTGGAGGTTTTCCTTGGAGGGGAACCGGGTGAACAGGTCCAGCAGATGGAGTTTCCCTTCCTTCCGCAGATCGTTGACCGCTTGGGCCAGAGGGATGCCCACCACCACAAGGAGGAGGCTCGCGATCGTGGCCCATTCCACCAGTCGATTTTGCTTTGGAGTGCTCATCGCGCCTCAGAACTGGAAGTAGAGGAAAGGATTGAAGGCCTGGCCGTACATGAAGCACAGGCCCACCAGGAAAAGCGAGAACGACACCGCCAAACGGGACCACGTCGTTTTCTGTCCGAATTCGTACGACTGGAACGGCTGGGCTACGAACACCAGGCAGAGACCCATCACCATCAAATGGTCGATCCGCCAGATCTGGGCGTCCAACAGGCCGGACCAGGCCGAGGCATGCCCCAGACCGAACATCGAGCCCAACATGGACAGCGCGTGCGGGATGTCTTCGGCGCGGAAGAACACCCAAGCGATCACCACGATGGTCATGGTCACGGCGATTCGCAACGGGCGTGGCAGACGGCCGTAGAAGGGCCGTTTACCCATCCAACGCTCCAGGGCCAGCCAGCCACCGTGGATGCCGCCCCAAACGATGAACTGCCATTGGGCCCCGTGCCAAAGTCCGCCCAACAGCATCACCAGTGCGAGGTTCGTGTAGGTGCGACCCTCGCCCTTCTTGTTGCCGCCCAGCGGAAAGTACAGGTATTCGCGCAGCCAGCTGGACAAGCTGATGTGCCAGCGACGCCAGAATTCGGTGATGCTCTCGGAGCGGTAGGGAGCATCGAAGTTGCGGATCAG
This DNA window, taken from Fibrobacterota bacterium, encodes the following:
- a CDS encoding SUMF1/EgtB/PvdO family nonheme iron enzyme — its product is MRRGIASLALVVVSSCRLSHVVATDPIPVPSVATGWARLLPLSGKVLRIGSDDPLALPEERPGWVRFGRDIWMDTLEMGQAEYRTLLGRNPSKVVGDSLPVTDVSWYDALLAANARSRRDGLDSVYEYVSVRLDAAGNAQDLPGLAVHPDREGWRLPTEAEWEAAARAGSTTPFAWGTQSDSALSDRYAWSRANASGRVRARGLLAANPWGLHDMSGNVMEWVGDWKGPYPRDTVEGFAGQESPGELPEIALKGGAYNHGLQQLRPSSRTATYAAYRASRSEYVGFRLVRGGFRARWANASGMSVEAPAVSILVPNLARRLGVSSARLVFVNRWEGKGLLAWVDYAETDPVVRSLPDRDPVFHPAISPDGAWVAWSTGLEGSTGPSRIKARRLARNDTLVVDLGEGAIPRWYATSTDTFLIAAKALDNTSDEWARTRTVAHRWRRGRFEGEQTWAPSGSYHDGRSGSFLYTGYRRLRQWSLEGGADRILFTAPLNGKSAGDTSQVCNVSASPDTTGNVLFLDFGYEGISSLVGRPYGIHEIAFLSDVSGKVKRWIPAPANERQWEHLEWSNSPRWAISGAIDAKGAYRNLYAVDLEMGSNLRIATGQELWQPALWLGSAVDLSPGRADPDSAGRYVNVEIEFRLNHWWSRHDSVDVAILGNSHTAYGILPLEIHSLKAHLFGFAGASLPDQDELLRQYVLPHAPRLKVVVGSFMPGLMFESPLSSVRSTWRLMAASPGYAYDRNHGFWQAGFAQGFKEAVAQHVAGLAGRESMDRAGGWTYAAPTSSWWVQFSSEELIPNQTESNPALAENLGLQEAMITRCDPIGNGVCPGEVPGKSWLCHHRQGDALWSGLEPVPQVAWEGQGMGNQVSGFLLLRRVPGWTARFRGLRSREHRSPQSQRRPQDEPTAG
- a CDS encoding NAD-dependent epimerase/dehydratase family protein; amino-acid sequence: MRSAPQHRVVVLGSDGFIGSHLVEALLRSGSWQVVGWDREQIRTAALSHRYPEFVFRLRDLRDDPALLASDIAHADVVLNLAALCNPSLYGTRTVDVIESNFLHVEPIVRQCASAGVRLVHLSTSEVFGRTLRSWTPDACLEEGSPFETFDEENTPFLLGPLASTRWSYACAKQLSERLVEAYGREKGLRWTIVRPFNFIGPRMDYLPGLEGEGTPRVLACFVAALLSRQPLRLVEGGRSRRAFLHIHDAVSALERILERPEACDRKVFHLGNPANETDIRALAMQMRRIWSRLRKDPSILEIPLQDVSAAAFYGDGYEDSDRRMPSIAHARKILDWEPRLGLEEALIATLTDYHERFPKDTP
- a CDS encoding NAD(P)H-binding protein, whose protein sequence is MIAVTGGAGAMGTRLCRKLLSGGTSVRVLDLDRPGVRDRLVGQGAEFRAVDVTEPTSLSGALEGCQAVVHLAGLLLAAGRRDRLDQVNRQGTENVISEAAKSGARRFVHISSISVTYRLANHYSESKRLAELAVQASGLDWTILRPTLAWGDPSCAEHEAFRSAVKRHRILPLPAGGEAKKSPVHVDDLADAFASTLRCPSSIGRILALSGSQTVSLREMAQEIQAARGGRSRILSIPSWAAAVASRVLPPLARAVGINPPGDWQTYTGLVEDACPSWREAGDLLDWNPRGWKAQS
- a CDS encoding glycosyltransferase family 2 protein; translated protein: MSLFVIVPAYQAQSTLRETILRIPPGDWDHIQKLVVVEDGSRDRTGEVADALAGEFPKIEVLRNGHNRGYGPTVKRGLEEARKSGCEVAAVLHADGQYPPERLVEFAGHCIGRNLSLLQGSRHRAGGARQGGMPLYKIVAGKFLVALENWTFGLSLSDYHSGYLFHHRTALDRIPYGALGDSFDFDLQVIACARSLGLAVGEEAIATRYAGEESHLNPITYGLRVLKVLWRYRRGHFKRLCEGRKASTP